GAACCCGATGGAGACGGTGCCCCTTATGCGTTCCTGTTTATAATGACTGATCAGGAACGTGCACGATGCCCAAAAAAGTGATCTATTATATGAGATCGACCACTATCGAAAGTCTGTGAGGAAATAAATGGTGATGTAATGTGGTGGTTCATTTTGCCTTCGCCCGAAAAATAGAGTATGGCTCACGTGGCTACGCTAACTGCCAATAGTCTGGAACCGGGGCAAGGGAAGATCTCATGTACCCCATAATGAACAAATcgcatactccgtatacaGAATAACCCCTCAATTTAATTGATGACCAACGATTAACGCTGCTGGTTCCATGTCTAGCGGCAGAACAACACCACATTCAAGTGCCGAATGTCCTGCCCTTGGTAGTTTTCACTTCATGGCATCTCCTGACTTGGTCCAGTTTCCCTTCTTCTAATACTCCCCTCACTCTCCACAGCCGCGCAATCTACTCCTCAGGGTCCTATTCTGTGTCGATCGGCCTCCCTACGAACCCATTACACTGCATAATTGCAATCGCTTTGCCAGGGACTGCAAACTCATCTATCGAAGCCTCAAGCACGGTGCTATCTAGATCGCAGTAGTAACTGCTAGCCGTCCGACCGAGATTAACACTCCACAAAGGCTCAATTTCGAGACACTCCGTTGTCAATATGCTATACCGATATCTTTCCGAGTGTCAAACGTGAAGACAGTACGCACGATCGTGTGCAAAGGGTTCCAGGGCCACAGGTCAATACCTCGAGAAGTGCAACCCAATGGTCCGAGATTATAATGGGGACAAGATCCTTCTTCTAAACTATTGGGTTCCCAGCAATACTTAGACGATCCGGCCAGATGGCCCACGTTTACGTCTGTAGAGCATGGGCTCCTTCTGCTGGTGACTTGGAGGTTGCCTCTGGACGATCAAGTAACTATTCtggtacatatatatttgtttaaCGATTCTAAAGTGAATCATTCAATGGCCTCTATTACATACTCAAGGTCTTGCGCTATTTTCATATACTCGCCACTTTTCATATAGTGCCCTCCCTCAAACTAAATGCTAGAGCAGATATTGAGAATTTCTATGAGGGCTCAACATGCTGGCAACCTACAATCTAAAAAGCATTTGGAGCGGTGCCTCCCATTCAATGAGTGCCTTATCGACTATCACTCAGCATCACGATATGAATCGATTTGGTGACTTCTCCCAATAGTTCGAGCTTCTTATCCCTGAGAACACAGTCCCAGCTTAAGGCATACAGTCTCAGATCCAATTATCCAGGCTGACGCTTCCTGGGATTACATATATACAGGAAGTCCTCTGACACATTAGGTCGAGTCCTTATTTGGTCTGCATGTCACCCTCAGCATATACCTTCAGATCGATCCACCCTATATCGGGCAAGTTTGCACATGGACACAGAAGCTAACAGGGTGCGGTGCACGTGTATGAAGCAGTCATGCAGCGAGAACAAGATATCTTGAAGTACCAGTTTCCCATATCCTCAGGCAGGAAACTCCTCGTTTCTCTAGAGCTCTCTGTTGGTCTTAGACAGCCCATGCCTGGTTTGCCACATTTAACACACTGCCATAATCGAGACTTACAGTCGATGCACTATGTGGGAAAGACATAGCTCCATCAAGTATTCTAGTATATTCGAAACGTAGCAGGATTGATCTTTACGGGCTTGTTCTGAGCAAATTGAACTTGTGCTCGAGTAAGATACATACTTGACCAAGAAAACGATCTTCCATTCGTAGAGGACGCCGGAGACACTTCGAGATTATTAGATGTGTGAAGGGCACACCGTCTTTAAAGTACTGATCGCATCGGGACAATGATGATACTCGATTCGATGTTCTAGCATCTCTCAGCCATGGCGAGATAACTATTTCCTGCACCGGGAGAGTACAACTAGTAAATCCCTATACTCTCCTATACTTTTCAAATGTACTCTTTATGAGAACTCACCGCAAAAAGCAACCTCCCCCACCATTCAATCTACATAGAGAAAACAATAACGACCAGCCACAAGACAAAGCATAAAATCCCCAtacatcaacaacaccacacCAAACCACACCACcaaagtagaaaagaaaccaaaccaacccTACCACCCACATTATATACCACCAACCCTCCACTCCAAACCCATCATCATAAACACCACAACCCAAACCACAaaaaccaccaccaaaatAAACCCCATATCCCACACTAACCACAAACCCTATAACAACAACCAATATAGCCCTACCTAGCCCCTACCAAAGTAACCCAAGTGCAAGGCCGCCCCACGCgcttccttccttccccaAAGTCAAAGCTAGCTAAAATCTCCTAGCCTCATCCACCCGCATCGATCTGTCTACCGAATACGAGCCCATCCAAAACAAGTTTAGTCCGGgcccttcttttccacctATGCATCATGCcgatcatcatcattgtgTCGGTGACGGCTTGAGGTGTGTATTTTGCTTGTCGTCGAATGAGAATGCAGATATGGGAAAGGTAAATTGCAGGTTGTTTGGGTTAGAGTTTTGGTGTGTACTGTGTAGTGGTAGGttggctatatatatcttttgaCTTTGGGTTTTGGTACTGGggttttttttgggggggggtCGATGGTgttgtatgtatggtatTGTATGGCATAGTATCTATGGATTTATTTTGTCTAATTTGTGTGCTTAGGAGTATGTGTGTAGATGGGTTTGTCTGGATGGTGGGTGTGGAGGCGCTGTCTTGTTTCTGTGGTggcttttttatttgtttgttGATTGTTAGGTATTGTGACTTGGTACTTGGGGATCGGCGGGTATAGTACTGTACATTCCTGAGACCCTTACTTTAGATTTGACTAAATATGCGGGATTCTAAATTTATCCCGACCTCGTGGTATTGACATAATCCCCTTTTTTCTGTTACTTCGTGCAGGTATTGTACAGGTCATGTCTGTAGGTTGCCGATCAGCTCCAGTTGAATGAAACTCAACAGTTTCATGATCTCATGCCCTCCCTGATGGCCTCGTTTCGTCTCGTTGCTATTAATAGATGACCTGGTGAAACCTTACAGGACGGAAGCAAGATGATCGGGGATAGTTTGTCATATCATTATACATGGTAATTATCTCAAAGCGAACGCCAAACGGGTATATGATTTTGATATCCATATCAATCCATGCTCTCATGTAGCCTCATTCTGTCCTGGTGTTCCTGTATCGCTGCAGCATATCGCAGGATCGTAACGAATGTCAGGCATGCAAAAATCCAAAATAATGTGCACTAAATGCAACAATAGTGAAATGAAAAACCCCCATTCAAAATATAAGAGTACCAGCCCTTCTATCCATCCAACCCCATGTGAGATCCAAGCTCAAGTCCATATGCCGTGTAAATAGAATGAAAAGTTGGTTAAGGGTATATAgggatttttctttttttgtttcttttttcttttctttccagtCGACCATCTTTCCATCTTCAGGTGCAGATACTTCCTGTCCAGCACGGCTCCGCAGTGCTATATCCTCCCACGATTTGTTGAGGCTCACCGTAGAGATCCACGTTCAGTCCGACAGTTCCGTCCACTCGCGATAGCTCCCCGCAAACCATATCATCCACATATGGTGGTGGATATGTGGGCGACTGATGGAGCGAGCCGGTATGGCTGTACTCACACAGTTCTTCTCGTGGGTCGGAGAGCAAACTTGGAGACGGTGGGTAAAGACTCTGGGCGCCTGGTGCTGTGACGTAGGTTCCATTTACATCGAATGGAGAACTAGCGATCGTCACGGCTGGGGGAGACTGGAGCGGCGGGGTGTAAGGTGCGCATGTAGCGgtagaggaaggagaggatgatgacgcCAGAGTGTAATCTTGCATAGAATGGTAAGGACTCGCGGGAGACGGCGAGTAGTCGAGGGAGGTCCGCGGCGACCACTGAAGGCGGCTTTTATATTGGGCGACGATATGTCGAGGTAATTCCATAATGGTCGAGGCTAACTGGAGATCAGGGTTGTACGGCTCCGACATGCTCCTAGTAATAATGATTCGATAGATGTCTTCGATGGGGCCGACGGATAGCGGGCCGAGGTATGCGCCTCCTAGGTCAGGGAACAAACTATCCAAAACCACGCCAATACCAAAGAATTGAGCCAAAATGGCGAGGGCTCCTAGGTCTGCGTCTCCACCTCGGAGCATGGCCGGGGGAAGCCAAAAGAGCCACCTTCGCAGGGGCTGCATGCGCTCAAAGGCCTGTTCCGGAGTTAAGGACAGAAGATCTCGCCTGAAATGGCGTACGAATTCAAGGAGTTCTCCGATCCGACGGTAGTGTTCGGGGTTGTGAGCAACGCGCTTCTGGACGTTCTGAAGGGCTATGGTCGTTTGGTCGAGGCTAACAAGGTCCTCATCTTGGAACTGGTAGCCCGTCATCATTGGGGTATTAGTACATCCCAAGTACCTTTGGTTCTCCAGGTACATGGCTAGTTCGGATTCGTGTTTCCAGATCGGATGCATTGAGTTCAGAACGGTTGTGAGTCCCTGTTGCAGGGACGCCCAGCTATGCCTAGAAAGCTATTAGTATTACAACGTAACCGGCTTCATAAAATCACATACCATTCCGAAGCCTGCCAGGAAAGGAGGATGGAGGCTGCGAGGATAGCATCACAGTTGCCTTTCGAGAAAGTACCGATAGCCTTGTGCAAGCCCTGAATCGCAACCCCCCTGTGGTGATAGGCGAGCTGTTTAGTTTCCTTATTTCGCGTGATCCAGGCCAAATGTGACGCCGACAAAGTAAGGATGGAACTCATGACAAAGTCATTGGTAATCGCTATGTTGAGGAATCTGTCGGATGTTAGTACCCCACTCACAAAACAAGACCCGGCCTTTGCGCTTACGTTGGCATCTTCTGCGCCCAGATCGTGGAGTTACTAAAGCCACGACGATGTAGGTCGATGGATAATCCGATAATGTGGTGGATTAAACGAAGATCGGTTCGCGAGAGTTTGCTCCAACAACTGCGTGGGTACTGTACCAGCTCTGGGAACGGAGGCACACCCGTGATGTGCCAATTCTTGATTTCCGTCTCGATTTCGGCGGACATGAGAAGATCAGGGATTTTGCGGGTGTTAGATGATTCGTCGTGGACGGTAGCGACATCCATGTAGTCGCAGCGACAGTTATGTTTGGTACAATTCCGGCTACTCTGTCCGTCAGCCACAGCACATTTGCACAATATGCCCATGTAGTATACGCGTACCATTGTGGAAAACTCTCATCGCAACGAATATGTCGTCTCTTACATGTTTTGCAGCCGAAACGGGACTTGGTATGGCTCTTGCGAGGAGGGCCACCACCGGGACCGGCCATATTGTCTGGATACAGGAAAAACGCAAGACAATGTAATGGTCTCAATGGAAACAAACAGGGCTACCCACTCGGCAGCCAAAGGATGTGTAGAAGGCGTAGCACAACACAACACTGCGTAATAAGGCAGTGGGTAAGGGTCGAATGACAACAAGAGGAAGTCTTCTCGGGTTATGTATCGAAAGGTAAACGggggaaagaggggaaggcAGAGGAGAGATGCAGGTATATAGCAGTACTAATAGCCAAGCCTAGAGATGCAGACTCCAAAAATAACCTCGAGCCTCAGCCccgggtggaggaagaaacgAGGAACGAGATGAAGAATGTCCGCACGTGGGGAATACGAGAAAACGGCAAGGGAGGGGAATTGGGCTGTTTTGTTTTGACGAATATTTTGACAGGAACAAGAGGAGTTGAAAGGATTATAAGAGGTGGAGGGTTATAATTAAGTCACAGTCAGGGCCAGTAGGCTAATAGTCCAGGAATGCATGCAGCCTTTGGAGCTGAGGGACCACTCATAATAAGGTAAGGAAGATCagacagaagagaaaaaaaaaagacgaggaaaaaataattaaactaaaaggaaataaaaagaataaatgtttaatttaaatcagagaaatattaaataaataaaaaaaagaaagaaacttgAGAAAGTAGGGGACTAGTCAAATCTCTGGGGATGCGTTCCAAACGCCACGAGACGGCCGGTCAGATGCTGATCTCCTGAGAATGTAGTAGTAATAAGAAAAAgtaagagaagaaaaagtaagtGCAGACTGTTCAAGGATACCTTCAGTAGATGAGGTGGGGATGGGGAAAATTGAAAAGACAAGAGATGagaggtggaggggagaaGTAAGTATGGACTATAACCACAATAGGAGCCCGAAGcgtattattattagtagtTGGATGGATTAAAGACCGAGGATTCCTGAAAATCATGGTTTTGAGCCTCTTCCCGTCAGTTTCCCTTTTGGATCTCTCAATctgaaaaaaagaaaaagagataaaattaaagggaagaggaaaaTACAGAATAgtcaattaaaaaaaaaaaatctattaaaaaaagatgggaaaaaaaaaaggatagGCAGGATTAACGTGTGTATGGAGTACATACAGTTAGCACCTAACTTAGTACCGACAGGGAATGTGAGGCCTGGATTAACCCCCATTCAAGGAGGGTTACTTTGGACGGCAGCGTGGCTGCCCATGAGTTTCATTAGTCACATTGTTCGGGCGAGGACCACATggcagcaccaccaccaggaTTATTTCCATTCTCATGCCTCCCCTGCTACTGTCTATTCCGGAAATTGCTAAGTCTCCTTCCTGGCGGGCCCCATCTCGAAAAGATCCGAAGGaattcttccccttccactGCATTCCTTTGCTTCTACGTTGCCCCTTCATCTCAGGTTAATTTGGTCCCAAATGAAAAAGTTGGGGCCAAAAGGGTAATCAATCCCCATAGCCCAAGTGGGTGGGACGCGAGTCACGCCAAGTCAGATTTCTGTAAGGATGTTGAGTCTAAGCCTCTCTACCAAATATGCTTGAACTCTAGTCACGGGAATCGTCCGATACCAAATAGGCAACTATCgatgggaaaggaagaaataatcgggagaagaacaaaaagtaaaacaaaagagagagagaaagaaaaaaagaaagaaagaagaggcgAGCGCCGAGACTGGGACGGATGTAGAAACACCTTGGATGTGGCGTATCTAAGCATGTTCATGGTCCAGAAACCATGTGTGGACAACGGAAGCCAGGCCTCATCGTTCAAATCGATCCTCTGGGTGACAAGTCTGGTCGTAGAATGGGGTAAAGTCTGGACAGGGTCTGCGGAAATCCATTACCATAGCTTAGGTTAGGTTGACCCAAAGAATCAACCTGACGGATGGGGTTGGCCGACAAACCACCTGATTGGGTAAGTCTGTGGTGGGGaagtcttttttttcgtCGTTTTTTCTTGTTCGTCTACGGCCATTTGATATTCTCCATCTTTGACCCAGACCGAACAGTATTGTGGTTGTCTAAGGTTCTCACCCACTCACTCAATCTTGGGCAGTAGGTTTTCGATGACACACAGTGGGTAGACGGGTCTGTCATTGATTGGCGTCAGATTAAAGTCGCTAATCACATGGTTTTCATTACTTAACGATCGGATTTTGTTTACCCTCAAATGTCCGATCCCAGGGGTAGCTTGACTCTCTGTCAACGACCAGACACCCTGTCCTGGAACCATGTGGGCTTTGTTATTTTCCTTCTGAACCTCTCATTCCCTGTCTATTTTCCGTTCTGGACAACGTATGTATTGGATAACGTCGAACCGATAGCCCCTCTTACTGTATAAGTGTATCATCATGATGATCGCCTGCTTTGACTCAAAGGGACCCTTGTCCCGTTACTAGAACTTGGAGATCGTCAACCAACAACCTTGCCCTATGACCGATATGGTTATATCCAACGAACATCCACTCTTAAAGAAgtacaaaaaaaaagaaaagaaaagaaaattcaaAAATAACCCCAATCATCCTTGGAGGCTCGAGGAAGGTACCGGTGAGAAAAGGGGAAGATAATCCATCTATTATTGGATGCGCTACGCTACACCTGCACAATTGCTTTTTGGCGTCGCTTCCGCGCTAGCAGGGGATTCAAAGAGTTATATTGCTTTTTCATCCTGATGCCTCGTGGACGTAGTCCAATTCAAACAGATGTCACCAACAAATGAATCCCGCGGATCCGTCCGCATAAGGAATGTTGATATGATGTAGCGAACGATTGCCTCGCCAGGCGGACTAAGCGCACCGTTCATGGTGCCTGGAAATCACCAGAAAACTAGGGGAAAACTTTAGCACCCCGCTAGGGGAGATGCTGCCTATAGTTCCTCCACGACTCTATAGCGTCACGATGGATGGTTTCCTACCCCTGATGATGGGGTAGATAGCGCGCAACTTTCATGTACTGTTTGCAGAGTCTCTTGCAATGCGCCGTTTTTATCCGACGCTAGGGGATGCACGTTTGTATTGCCGGTATCAAGCGGAGCTCGATACATAAGAACCGTAAAAACACACACGGTCTAAATTCGGGAATAGCAACCGACTCTCTCGGTCAATACTCCAATCAGTAACGGAGGGGTACTTCGGCCGAGGGCTTCTCAACCTTTCCCTCATGACCATTAGAAAACCTGTCTGACGGGTCTCCCAAGTATCTTTACACACGGACACCCATGGAGAGAATAAGCGATCATACAGCCAAGCCACTAAGGCACCGAATCACCTGTCCAGGGTCACTGCGTATGCAGCTAAGATTTAGTTCCTCCAACTAAGATTTAGATCGAGGCTGCCAACCTTCTACGGACAAGGCACGGAGCACTGTCGAACGAGAAGCCTCTCCTCTCTGGCGGACTGGCCCAAACGTTGAACTTGTTTTCATTCTTCGACAAATCCGGTAACCTCCTGCACCCAAGATAGCCTAAACTAGTAATGCTTGCGGCTGAGCCACGGGCGACCAGTGGGGCAGTGAGCCCTACGACCGTGTGTGAAGATGACCTCGCCCGCTGTCCCGGGATGGCGGGTTTTGAGTTCCCTCGGATGGTGTTACCGTGGATGAAGTGCATGGCCATACTGGGGGCAACTTGAATGACCTGTGACAGCCTTGatgagaagaggaggggagAGTAGCACAGTTTCAGCCTTGATGGAGGGCAAAACCCGTGTGTTACGCATTCCCAGATGAAACAGAACTCGTCAGTCCGATCCACGTCAGTTCGCTAATTTTAAACGTATCAGGAAACCGGTAAGGAGCTCCCATCTTATCAGAgaagaaattaaaagaaaaaataaaaaagatagggGGTGGGCTAAAGTGAAAAGCCATCAAATGCTAACGCGAAACCACCTTGAACTAAATTAAGAGCTAAACGCGAATCGTTGTGAAACTCTCTTTCGGTTCCAATCTGATTGGATCAACAGAGGGCCCTGAAGGAGGATTTCCAGATAAGGTAAATGCCCTAGAACGCTAAGCGGACGAGGTTAATGAAGGCTTCTAACTTATAGGGAGAAAAACCCTTCGGGGGCTGCGGTCCGGGTCCACGGTCGCGGGCGACCGAGATTAAGAATCAGCGATCAGTTAATCCTGCCCGCTTATTGGCTGGGTCGGATAAGGTAGGGGATACTTTAATTCTCGACCTTTCGGGCAATGTCCTGCTGAAAGCCTCGACAATTGTTGACGATGACGGCATTTCTAGGCTCACCCTCGACCTGCATCAATCGAGGAGTGTGCATGCATTGGAAAGTGTGTAACACAAAAGCCTCATGCCacgtttttattttttgatctttgaggaagaaaaatccCTTGAGTAGAGACTAATGGATGCTTGTTCCCTGTCAATGATGCTAGAGCTTTGAGGTCTTGGCAGTATAGGACGTATCCCATTTGTCCGGACAGCTGGAGACAAGCCCATTTGTGCATTCTTGGTCACTATCCCATAGATGGAATTAGTCGCGCCCTAACGGCTTTTTCAACCAGAGCCACCACCAGATTCCCGCCAAGGTTGCCAAGGACGTGTGCATCCCAGGTAGCTGGGAGACGAGACTATCCACAATTCAAGACCTTCATCTGGTTAGAATTCGACAGAGAAAAGAGactgggagagagaaagagaagaattGGGAACGGACTAAACTGACCTTCCCCCAAGTCCCGCTAACCAAATCCCGTAAGAAACGGACAAAACCGACCCGTCAGACGGGAGACGACCAATGGCAAGTCCCGAGCCATTCTCCGCATTCGATAGACTGCCCCAGGATGGTCAAGTCTCGTGATTGGCAAATGGGAAGTTACTCCGTCACGCCCCCCTTGGCAGTTTTCTTAGGGCCAAGCAGCCCGTCGCGAGATGTCACCTAATGTGGTTAGGTGTGTTCCAGACCCAGGTCACCGCTTTTTAATTCAGAAAAGCGTTAGGGTTGGTCAACTTTGTTTAGCTTCGGCGTAACTTTATTCGCTTTTTGCCCATCATCACTATTGATCGGATGTTCATTAGGCCATCATATTAGACTACGACTACAACTTTGATGGCTTGGAGACAGGTCATGCTCATGTTTGCCTATCGAGCTCCCCCAACGAAGCTCTGACAGTGGTGACTCACCTTACACAGGCATCTTGCACGCCATGTGGACTGATATTAACCAGCCACTGGTGGGGACTTTTTCAACGATGGACGAtgtacctttttttttattgagtTACGCTCTCGCTTCGCCATGTCAGAAACCCTATCTAGAATACCTGTATACTCAATAGAGGAGTAAAATGCGACCAAAGTTAAAATCTCCTGCTGATCTGTCGTTCAGCCGTCTCGTCTGTCAATGATACACTCAAATGACAACAGCTGGTTGGGTGTACCTCGAGCTACAGTGGGTATGCGTCAAGCATAGATACATTGGTACTGTACATGCTCCAGAAGGCCCAATGTACATACAGCCAATCCTGGTAACCGTCACGCATCCCAGATGTCGTCCTGCACTGTTACTGTGACAGTGGTCGATATATCAATACCACTCCATGTATGGAGTACATACCGGCCCCACTCAGAGGACGTCAAACCAACGCTTAAACTATCAGCTTCTGGACTAGTTGTCAATAGCAGAGGGAGAGGAATAACACCTAGTCTTGTCTGCTGGCTTATGAATCAGGCGTGCAAGGACCTGATTTGAACATTGACTCACCCTTCCCTGAGGAACCATTCCTATCCTATCATAGCGCCATCAGGCGTTGTCTATGAGGTAAGCTCGCTGAAGCCCGGGTCTGGGTCTTGACATCACCGGGCACCTCTACATCGGTGTCTACCTATAACGTTCCTCCTTCCTGATCACCATACCTCAGGTATCGAACCGACAAAATGTCAAAATCGATTAATAATATGAGGCATGACCTCACACCTCCCCAATGAACCAAGGTCAATGCAGAACCCTATCTGTAAGAGAACCGTGAcaaaaatagtaaaaaggGCTAATTTGGACGGAAGGTCCTGCCCCAGGAAAAAAAGGTCACCTTACCCGACAGATAGAACCAGATTGGGCCTTAGGCCAGAAAGCTAGTACCAAAAGCTGGGTACATCTTAATCTTGCCTCCTCTCTCCACCAATCTTATCATGACTTCGACATGGTCAGAAGTCCCTCCGCACCATACCCAATACAGCTTTATTCACGACGAACGCATTCTGCCCTGTCGTATGATCTGATTGGCCCCGCCtgccaccaacaacaacccgtTCCAGTCGCCCATTGCCAAGCCCCGTACCCTAATTTCCATTATTAGCCACCAGAGCCTACTATACTAAGTAATCCTTACTAACTACCTACGTAGTAGTAGATTCAAGATTGTCAACATCCAATTCCCCAACGGATATAGTATCCTGCCTCCGATCTACAACGGAGTCCTCCCCCTTCCTTTACCGGAGTTCGACTCCCTCGACCCTCCGTGCGGGCGGGACTTTCCGTTGCATACTTTACCTAGATCAGTTTCATCTCGCGAAGGTTTCAGATAGACCAAGTAGATCTCTGGTCTCTGGTAGGTGGGAAGCGAGATTAAACAGAAAACCCTTCTCCATTGATACGTTCCTCACTTTCTCTCCGCGGAGACCACCCTGCCGTCTCGTGCATGCATGCTAACTTAAGGGTCCTTAACGACCATGAACCGGTGGTTCTTGGCTCTGGGGGCGGAAAATGGAGAGATTGGCATTGCAGGCTGAGCCATCAGATGCAGGTTCAACGAGGTACATACCTATACTTAGCAACCCGTGTCCCTTGTGAAGGATggtcatttccttttcaaatGAGGATTTGCGCCCTTGATGATCAAGTTAGATTTCCTTGGCGCTGCCTTTTTGACTCGATCTGAACCCGTAGTGTGGTGTGTTTGTGATTGTGTTACCGTCGCAGGCGCATGGGAAACTTCATAAGGCGTGGGACATGGAGGGTTAGTCTACTGGCCGGCACGCCTCCCCCACTCCTCAGGGCGCATGGACTTGCATGCGAATGTTGCTATATTTGGACCCCTGATTCTGGTATTCTTGGAGGTGGTTATTGTGGGTGATAGACATGCGCCAGCGGGTGAAGAGCGCTCTTCCATGCTATGGACCGTGCTACTTGTGTAACGTTCCCTACTCGTGGCTTTCTACAGGTGTGGATCAATGCGCTGGGCTTGGGGCGTGGGAATTgagcaaaagcaaagcaaCGTAGACGAAGTATTGATTTGGGCTAGTTGTTGCTTTGGTGACCTCATCGCGAATTCACCCGAGGTTCATTT
This Aspergillus flavus chromosome 1, complete sequence DNA region includes the following protein-coding sequences:
- a CDS encoding putative C6 transcription factor rosa-like protein → MAGPGGGPPRKSHTKSRFGCKTCKRRHIRCDESFPQCRNCTKHNCRCDYMDVATVHDESSNTRKIPDLLMSAEIETEIKNWHITGVPPFPELVQYPRSCWSKLSRTDLRLIHHIIGLSIDLHRRGFSNSTIWAQKMPTFLNIAITNDFVMSSILTLSASHLAWITRNKETKQLAYHHRGVAIQGLHKAIGTFSKGNCDAILAASILLSWQASEWHSWASLQQGLTTVLNSMHPIWKHESELAMYLENQRYLGCTNTPMMTGYQFQDEDLVSLDQTTIALQNVQKRVAHNPEHYRRIGELLEFVRHFRRDLLSLTPEQAFERMQPLRRWLFWLPPAMLRGGDADLGALAILAQFFGIGVVLDSLFPDLGGAYLGPLSVGPIEDIYRIIITRSMSEPYNPDLQLASTIMELPRHIVAQYKSRLQWSPRTSLDYSPSPASPYHSMQDYTLASSSSPSSTATCAPYTPPLQSPPAVTIASSPFDVNGTYVTAPGAQSLYPPSPSLLSDPREELCEYSHTGSLHQSPTYPPPYVDDMVCGELSRVDGTVGLNVDLYGEPQQIVGGYSTAEPCWTGSICT